The Mycolicibacterium flavescens genomic interval CGTTGGCCACCGCCACCGCTTCGTCCTCGTCGGCATAGGCGATGACGGTCAGGACGGGCCCGAAGATCTCTTCGCGCGCGATGGTCATGTCGTTGTCGGCGTCGGCGAACAGCGTCGGCTTCACATACCAGCCACGGTCGAGCCCGTCGGGCATGTCGGCGCCCCCGACGACGAGGCGCGCGCCTTCGGACCGGCCGGTCTGGATATAGCCCCGCACGCGCTCCTGCTGACGTTGTGCGACGAGCGGTCCGACCTGTGTGGCCGGATCCGTCGGATCCCCCACGATGAGCGACGTCATCTCGGCGGCCAGGGCATCGGTGAACTCAGCCGAACGTGCCGCAGGCACCAGAATCCTGGTGAGCGCGTTGCAGATCTGACCGCTGTTGGACAGGCTTGCCGAGCGGACGCCTGCGGCGACGGCCGCGGGATCGGCATCGGCGAGCACGATGGCCGCCGACTTGCCGCCGAGTTCGAGGCTGACGCGCCGCAGATCGACGGCGCACGCGGCGGCCACCGCCTTGCCCGCCGCGGTCGACCCGGTGAACGAGACCTTGTCCACCCCGCGATGTTTCACCAGGTACTCGCCCGCCGACCGGTCACCGGGCAGCACACTGACAACGCCGTCGGGCAGCCCGGCCTCGCCGATCATGTCGGCGAGCAGCAGTGCGTTCAACGGCGATTCGGCCGCCGGTTTGAGCACGACGGTGCAGCCGGCGAGCAGCGCCGGGATCAGCTTGGTGACGATCAGGAACTGCGGCATGTTCCACGGCACGACGGCGGCGACGACGCCCACCGGCTCGCGCCGGATACGAATATCGGTTCCATACATCCCCGGGCGGGATTCCTCCCACGGGTACGTGTCGGCCAGATCGCAGAACGCCGACATCATCATCGTGGGCAGTCCTACCTGCGCGCGCTGGGCGAAGCTGATGGGCGCCCCGATCTCGGCGGTGATGGTCTCGGCCATCTCGCCGCGCCGTTCGCCATACCGCTCGGCCAGCCGGCGCACGGCGGCGATGCGTTCGGCGGGGGTCAGGCGCGGCCACGGACCGGAGTCGAACGCGGAGCGTGCGGCGGCGACGGCCCTGTCGATGTCCGCGGGCCCGGCGGCGGCGACACGCGCGACGGGTTCCTCGGTGTGAGGGGAGACGACCTCGATGTGGTCTCCGGCGCTCGCTGGCGACCATTGGCCGCCGATGAACAACTCGTCCGATCGCATTGTCTGCTCACCCTTCCGCGCCGATGTCTGCACCACGGTTGTGGTCCGAATGGGAGCCCGACCGCGGTGCGGAAATCGGTGACGCTGCCCGGCCCCGGCCGGTCTGTATCAACTACTTGCGATTGTGACATGGAGCATATACCGTCGGCGCTGCAGCTCCCGGCACGGTCCAGGCCGGGCGGACAGGAGTAGGCAATGGCTCGCTTTCCCAAACCGCCAGAAGGAAGTTGGACGGAGCACTATCCCGAACTGGGAACCGATCCGGTCTCCTACGAGGACTCCATCAGCCCGGAGTTCTACGAGAAGGAACGCCACGCGATCTTCAAGCGCGCGTGGCTGAATGTCGGTCGGACCGAACAGGTTCCGCGCAAAGGCAGCTACTTCACCAAGGAGTTGAAGGTCGCAGGCACGTCGATCATCGTGGTGCGGACCACCTCCGGTGAGGTCAAGGCGTATCACAACATCTGTCGGCACCGCGGCAACAAACTGGTGTGGAACGACATGCCGCTCGAAGAGACCAGCGGGGTGTGCAGGCAGTTCACCTGCAAGTACCACGCCTGGCGCTACGACCTCGACGGCAACCTCACCTTCGTGCAGCAGGAGGGGGAGTTCTTCAACCTCGACAAGAGCCGCTACGGGCTGGTGCCGGTGCACTGTGAGGTCTGGGAGGGGTTCATCTTCGTCAACTTCGGCAAGGAGCCCGAACAGTCGTTGCGCGAGTTCCTCGGTCCGATGATCACCAACTTGGAGGGCTACCCGTTCGACAAGATGACGTCGCGGTTCTACTACCGGTCCGAGGTCAAGGCGAACTGGAAGCTCTACATGGACGCGTTCCAGGAGTTCTATCACGCACCGGTGCTGCACGCGAACCAGTCGCCGACCGCCTACTCGAAGGCCGCCGCCGAGGCCGGCTTCGAGGCTCCGCACTACCGCATCGAGGGGCCGCACCGACTGGTCAGCACCTCGGGTGTGCGCGCGTGGGAGATGGCCGACGAGATGCGCAAGCCGATCGAGGACATCTGCCAGAGCGGACTGTTCGGCCCCTGGGACAAACCGGATCTGGGGGAGATGCCTCCCGGCTTGAACCCGGCGAAATGCGATCCGTGGGGCCTTGATTCGTTCCAGTTGTTCCCGAACTTCGTGATCTTGTTCTGGGGGCAGGGCTGGTACCTGACCTACCACTACTGGCCGACGTCCTACAACACGCACCTGTTCGAGGGCACCGTCTATTTCCCGCAACCGCGCACCCCCCGGGAACGCATCGCGCAGGAACTGGCCGCGGTGTCGTTCAAGGAATACGGGCTGCAGGACGCCAACACGCTGGAGGCCACCCAGTCGATGATCGAGTCGCGGGTTCTCGACGACTTCCTGCTCTGTGACCAGGAGGTGCTGATCCGCCACCTGCACAAGGAGACCGCGGCCTGGGTGGAGAACTACGAG includes:
- a CDS encoding NAD-dependent aldehyde dehydrogenase, which codes for MVQTSARKGEQTMRSDELFIGGQWSPASAGDHIEVVSPHTEEPVARVAAAGPADIDRAVAAARSAFDSGPWPRLTPAERIAAVRRLAERYGERRGEMAETITAEIGAPISFAQRAQVGLPTMMMSAFCDLADTYPWEESRPGMYGTDIRIRREPVGVVAAVVPWNMPQFLIVTKLIPALLAGCTVVLKPAAESPLNALLLADMIGEAGLPDGVVSVLPGDRSAGEYLVKHRGVDKVSFTGSTAAGKAVAAACAVDLRRVSLELGGKSAAIVLADADPAAVAAGVRSASLSNSGQICNALTRILVPAARSAEFTDALAAEMTSLIVGDPTDPATQVGPLVAQRQQERVRGYIQTGRSEGARLVVGGADMPDGLDRGWYVKPTLFADADNDMTIAREEIFGPVLTVIAYADEDEAVAVANDSDYGLAGSVWTTDTERGVAVAERIRTGTFGVNQRYTMDPFAPFGGVKDSGYGRELGREGIDGYTDTKSISIATA
- the hcaE_2 gene encoding Rieske (2Fe-2S) domain-containing protein gives rise to the protein MARFPKPPEGSWTEHYPELGTDPVSYEDSISPEFYEKERHAIFKRAWLNVGRTEQVPRKGSYFTKELKVAGTSIIVVRTTSGEVKAYHNICRHRGNKLVWNDMPLEETSGVCRQFTCKYHAWRYDLDGNLTFVQQEGEFFNLDKSRYGLVPVHCEVWEGFIFVNFGKEPEQSLREFLGPMITNLEGYPFDKMTSRFYYRSEVKANWKLYMDAFQEFYHAPVLHANQSPTAYSKAAAEAGFEAPHYRIEGPHRLVSTSGVRAWEMADEMRKPIEDICQSGLFGPWDKPDLGEMPPGLNPAKCDPWGLDSFQLFPNFVILFWGQGWYLTYHYWPTSYNTHLFEGTVYFPQPRTPRERIAQELAAVSFKEYGLQDANTLEATQSMIESRVLDDFLLCDQEVLIRHLHKETAAWVENYERNTAGV